One window of the Etheostoma spectabile isolate EspeVRDwgs_2016 chromosome 16, UIUC_Espe_1.0, whole genome shotgun sequence genome contains the following:
- the egfl7 gene encoding epidermal growth factor-like protein 7, whose translation MYPTLLLSSFLFILHVMGTPQFFAHHGRRVCGRDLRHSVAMATESYVQPVHKPFITMCQGHRLCSTYKTVYSVAYRQVSRAAPPSHFYSECCPGWQRFHSHNCNQAVCGRPCVNGGTCLRPNQCACLLGWTGHQCQTDVDECSERQPCDQVCVNTAGSYRCACRDGFRLTGDGRSCQSLPPPPPPPTPPPTQATMGGPNDAGGGFSQAENVTEEVQSLKNRVELLEKKLQLVLAPFFPLSLDEGWSDKTTLLSHSFQQLDRIDSLSEQIGFLEERIGTCSCQEN comes from the exons ATGTACCCAACGCTgcttctctcctccttcctcttcatccttcATGTGATGGGCACTCCACAGTTCTTCGCTCACCACGG GAGGAGGGTGTGTGGCCGAGATCTCCGTCACAgcgttgccatggcaacagagTCTTACGTCCAGCCGGTGCACAAGCCCTTCATCACCATGTGTCAGGGGCATCGCCTCTGCAGCACATACAA GACTGTGTACTCCGTGGCGTACCGGCAGGTGAGCAGAGCAGCACCTCCTTCACATTTCTACTCAGAGTGCTGCCCGGGCTGGCAGAGATTTCACTCTCACAACTGCAACCAAG CTGTGTGTGGACGGCCCTGTGTGAATGGAGGGACCTGCTTGAGACCCAACCAGTGTGCTTGTCTGCTAGGCTGGACGGGGCACCAATGCCAAACAG ATGTGGATGAGTGTAGCGAGCGGCAGCCGTGCGACCAGGTGTGCGTGAACACAGCTGGCAGCTATCGATGTGCATGCAGAGACGGCTTCAGGCTTACAGGAGACGGCCGTTCCTGTCAaagccttcctcctcctcctcctcctcctactcctcctccCACCCAGGCAACAATGGGTGGTCCCAATGATGCGG GTGGAGGTTTCAGCCAGGCGGAGAATGTGACGGAGGAGGTACAGAGCCTGAAGAACAGAGTAGAGCTCCTGGAAAAG AAGCTGCAGTTGGTGTTGGCCCCTTTCTTCCCGCTGTCGCTGGACGAGGGCTGGTCGGACAAAACCACCTTACTGTCCCACTCCTTCCAGCAGCTGGACCGCATCGACTCCCTTAGCGAGCAGATTGGCTTTCTGGAGGAGCGAATCGGCACAT GTTCTTGCCAGGAGAATTAG